Proteins from a single region of Undibacterium sp. KW1:
- the phnE gene encoding phosphonate ABC transporter, permease protein PhnE, whose protein sequence is MSALDNKMPVAPALFSPLKLVLSVGIILLVIASFVSLNIEWRALFSDDATGKTWEFLLGFAPPDVSPALLTKTALASFETLAMSALGTLIAAILGLLLALPASGRFGKTAKSSTRLFLNVARAIPELVWASIMLIAAGLGPFAGTIALAAHTTGVLGRLFAEVLENAAPHAESTLRLNGASAINAFLYATLPQSLPQMLSYTLYRWENNIRAAAILGVVGAGGLGQMLKYHLSLFQMQTAATVIVAMLILVALVDALSFAVRRWLMH, encoded by the coding sequence ATGAGTGCACTTGATAACAAGATGCCAGTTGCACCGGCACTATTCAGTCCGCTCAAGCTGGTATTAAGTGTGGGCATCATCTTGCTGGTCATCGCCAGCTTTGTCAGCCTGAATATCGAATGGCGCGCCCTGTTCAGCGACGATGCCACAGGCAAAACCTGGGAGTTTTTGCTAGGCTTTGCGCCTCCTGACGTCAGCCCTGCCCTGCTGACAAAAACCGCGCTGGCTTCTTTTGAAACCCTGGCCATGTCGGCACTGGGCACCCTGATTGCCGCCATTCTGGGTCTGTTACTGGCTCTGCCAGCCAGCGGGCGCTTTGGCAAAACTGCAAAAAGTAGTACGCGTTTATTTTTAAATGTGGCGCGTGCCATCCCCGAACTGGTGTGGGCGTCCATTATGCTCATCGCCGCTGGCCTGGGCCCATTTGCAGGTACTATTGCGCTGGCCGCCCATACTACCGGCGTACTTGGCCGCCTGTTTGCTGAAGTATTGGAAAACGCTGCGCCGCACGCAGAATCCACATTGCGCCTGAACGGTGCATCTGCCATCAATGCCTTCCTGTATGCGACACTGCCACAAAGCCTGCCGCAAATGCTGTCTTATACACTGTATCGCTGGGAAAACAATATCCGCGCCGCCGCCATCTTGGGCGTCGTCGGGGCCGGCGGTCTGGGGCAGATGTTGAAGTACCATCTGTCACTATTCCAGATGCAGACCGCCGCCACGGTTATCGTCGCCATGCTGATACTGGTTGCCTTGGTAGATGCATTGAGCTTCGCGGTGCGGCGCTGGTTGATGCACTAA
- a CDS encoding YfcC family protein — protein MLKKLRLPNTFVLLFSLLSLIALATWLVPGGKYDTHVVNGKTLIDPASFHYVTSNPQGAVALMMAPIKGFVEAALIIGFVLIVGGAFAVLQKTEAIDAMIKSVARAHTHSTLVRAGIIPLFVTLFSLGGATFGMAEEAIPFVMIFIPLALALGYDSVIGVSIPFVGSQVGFAAAFLNPFNVGIAQGIAGVPLFSGIGFRLVAWLLATVVTIVFLSWYAARIKKNPQLSPTFVLDEEKRKNLRIDEFTSFTGMTATHKAVLCMFLLTLITMVVGVVKYSWYIEEIAALFLVMAILVGIVGKLNADSFVEAFMQGAKDLVTTALVIALARGTMILARDANIIDTMLNFLMPFVQSSHPIFAAHKMFVIQSVINFFIHSGSGQAALTMPIMAPLADLVGVSRQTAILAFQFGEFTTPMIPTSGITVGVLALARIPWATWAKWMIPLQLLYFVLALGLLALSCVISW, from the coding sequence ATGCTGAAAAAACTCAGATTACCGAATACCTTTGTTCTGCTGTTTTCCTTGCTGTCACTGATCGCGCTGGCTACCTGGCTGGTACCCGGTGGTAAATATGATACCCATGTGGTGAATGGCAAGACGCTGATAGATCCTGCCAGCTTTCATTATGTCACCAGCAATCCGCAAGGTGCTGTGGCCCTGATGATGGCGCCGATCAAGGGCTTTGTTGAAGCGGCATTGATCATCGGCTTTGTACTCATCGTTGGTGGTGCTTTCGCGGTCTTGCAAAAGACCGAAGCAATTGATGCCATGATCAAATCCGTGGCTCGTGCGCACACGCATTCAACCCTTGTCAGGGCAGGCATCATTCCCTTGTTCGTAACGCTATTTTCTTTGGGCGGGGCGACCTTTGGCATGGCAGAAGAAGCCATACCTTTCGTCATGATCTTTATCCCGCTGGCCCTGGCACTTGGCTATGACTCGGTGATAGGCGTATCAATACCCTTCGTTGGCTCGCAAGTCGGGTTTGCAGCGGCGTTCCTGAATCCTTTTAATGTTGGTATTGCCCAGGGGATTGCGGGTGTACCGCTGTTTTCTGGCATAGGTTTCCGGCTTGTTGCGTGGTTGCTGGCGACAGTCGTGACTATTGTTTTTCTCAGCTGGTATGCAGCACGTATCAAGAAAAATCCACAATTAAGCCCAACCTTTGTTCTTGATGAAGAAAAACGCAAGAATCTCAGGATCGATGAATTCACCAGTTTTACCGGGATGACAGCTACTCACAAGGCGGTGCTATGCATGTTTCTGCTGACTCTCATTACCATGGTCGTGGGAGTCGTTAAATACAGCTGGTATATAGAAGAGATTGCTGCTCTGTTCCTGGTCATGGCCATCCTGGTAGGCATAGTCGGCAAGCTCAACGCTGACAGTTTTGTCGAAGCTTTTATGCAAGGCGCGAAAGACCTGGTGACCACTGCACTGGTGATAGCCCTGGCACGCGGCACCATGATACTGGCGCGGGACGCGAATATCATTGACACGATGTTGAACTTCCTCATGCCGTTCGTGCAGTCCTCACATCCCATCTTCGCTGCACACAAGATGTTTGTGATCCAGTCTGTCATCAATTTCTTTATCCATTCCGGCAGCGGGCAGGCGGCACTGACCATGCCCATCATGGCACCTCTGGCTGACCTGGTTGGTGTGAGCAGACAGACGGCGATACTGGCATTTCAGTTTGGTGAATTCACGACACCGATGATACCGACATCCGGCATTACCGTTGGCGTGCTGGCGCTGGCACGCATACCCTGGGCAACCTGGGCGAAGTGGATGATACCCTTGCAGTTGCTGTACTTTGTCCTGGCCCTGGGTTTGCTGGCTTTGTCTTGTGTGATCAGTTGGTAG
- a CDS encoding succinylglutamate desuccinylase/aspartoacylase family protein, with the protein MQIQSHALPDISSGTVRELRSFHYGTPDQGRKVYIQSSLHADEIPGMLVNHYLQEMLEQYEKISAIAAEIVLVPVANPIGLAQDIQGTAFGRFDLATGVNFNRGYRYLTPHLLPLLEGKLSSDEKENVKLIRQQALAVLQAWQPETATEQQKKILQTLAVDADIVLDLHCDNQAVMHLYTGTPLAQDCMPLAAYLGAQAVLVSVLSGDDPFDESCSRHWWELAQHFGTATPVPNACLSITVELRGETEVSHELAQADATAIINFLRHAGYLPGKASALPQALCQPTPLEGVEPLRAPHAGILVFTRETGDHVKAGEKVADIVDPISAKLTPVLATVSGILFARVARRYATHGMRIAKIAGPVAYRSGNLLSL; encoded by the coding sequence ATGCAAATACAAAGCCATGCCTTGCCAGATATCAGTAGCGGGACAGTGCGGGAGTTGCGGAGTTTTCATTACGGCACTCCAGACCAGGGCCGGAAGGTGTATATACAGTCGTCCTTGCACGCAGATGAAATACCCGGCATGCTGGTAAATCATTATTTGCAAGAGATGCTGGAGCAGTATGAAAAAATCTCTGCAATTGCGGCCGAAATCGTACTGGTGCCGGTGGCCAACCCTATAGGTCTGGCACAGGATATACAGGGCACGGCTTTTGGCCGCTTTGATCTGGCGACTGGTGTCAATTTCAACCGTGGCTATCGCTACCTGACACCACATCTTTTGCCTCTGCTGGAAGGCAAGCTGAGTTCGGATGAAAAAGAAAATGTAAAGCTGATACGCCAGCAGGCACTGGCAGTGCTGCAGGCATGGCAGCCAGAAACAGCAACAGAACAGCAAAAGAAAATCCTGCAAACCCTGGCAGTCGATGCTGACATCGTGCTGGATTTGCATTGCGATAACCAGGCTGTCATGCACTTATATACGGGTACTCCATTGGCGCAAGATTGCATGCCACTGGCCGCCTACCTCGGGGCGCAGGCAGTGCTGGTCTCGGTATTGTCGGGTGATGATCCTTTTGATGAATCTTGCTCACGCCACTGGTGGGAGCTGGCACAACATTTCGGTACGGCGACGCCTGTTCCAAATGCCTGCCTGTCCATCACGGTGGAATTGCGTGGAGAAACTGAAGTCAGTCACGAGCTGGCGCAGGCAGATGCCACGGCCATCATCAATTTTCTCAGACATGCGGGTTACCTGCCTGGAAAAGCATCGGCCTTACCTCAGGCCTTATGCCAGCCTACACCGCTGGAAGGTGTTGAGCCTTTGCGTGCCCCACATGCAGGCATCCTGGTGTTTACCAGAGAGACAGGCGATCACGTCAAGGCAGGTGAGAAAGTGGCCGACATCGTTGACCCGATCAGCGCGAAGCTGACACCAGTACTGGCAACTGTATCCGGCATTTTATTCGCCCGTGTCGCCAGACGCTATGCCACGCACGGCATGCGCATTGCCAAAATCGCTGGCCCCGTTGCCTATCGCAGCGGTAATTTACTGTCCTTGTGA
- a CDS encoding MurR/RpiR family transcriptional regulator produces the protein MKKLNPPVESASPEMVFAKSTLGESLMLVLQEGSASYKRIANFLLRNQVKVTALGIEDMAEQCDVSTATISRFARDMGFNNYAGLRNQIAEVVQAVFQPVEKLRNTIEAKKNAPSPAHTSMQFAAANIDAANQGMSESDLNEVVSHIAKAKTVYVMGFGLSAHLAGMLALHLQPFCSHVVEVVGYGGTEVAAGHLANITDKDVLIVISFPRYALDVIKLTQFVRDHDACIVTITDSPASPIAQLGHYLLLAPSTHGVLPSSASAAIAVIEALVSSMMVSNKKNVEKAMRLTEAISAYLHSADNNVKYTQPDSNKPKK, from the coding sequence ATGAAAAAATTAAATCCCCCTGTTGAATCTGCCTCGCCGGAAATGGTCTTTGCCAAATCCACGCTGGGTGAATCCCTGATGCTGGTCTTGCAGGAAGGCTCAGCATCCTATAAACGCATTGCCAATTTCCTCTTGCGTAATCAGGTCAAGGTGACGGCGCTCGGCATAGAAGACATGGCAGAACAATGTGATGTATCAACCGCCACCATCAGCCGCTTTGCGCGTGACATGGGCTTTAATAATTATGCGGGACTGCGTAACCAGATTGCAGAAGTGGTGCAGGCCGTGTTCCAGCCGGTAGAAAAACTGCGCAATACCATAGAAGCAAAAAAGAATGCGCCCTCGCCTGCCCATACCAGCATGCAGTTTGCTGCTGCCAATATTGATGCAGCAAACCAGGGCATGTCTGAATCAGACCTGAACGAGGTAGTCAGTCACATCGCCAAGGCTAAAACCGTGTATGTCATGGGCTTTGGTCTGAGTGCCCATCTGGCCGGCATGCTGGCCCTGCATTTGCAGCCATTCTGCTCACATGTAGTGGAAGTGGTGGGGTATGGCGGCACTGAAGTCGCGGCAGGTCATCTCGCGAATATTACTGACAAGGATGTACTCATCGTCATCTCTTTCCCACGCTATGCGCTGGACGTCATCAAGCTCACGCAGTTTGTACGCGACCATGATGCGTGCATAGTCACGATCACCGATTCCCCAGCCTCGCCGATCGCACAACTGGGTCATTATCTGCTGCTGGCACCAAGCACCCACGGCGTCTTGCCCAGCAGTGCCAGTGCTGCGATCGCCGTCATCGAAGCCCTGGTCAGCAGCATGATGGTGTCAAATAAAAAGAACGTGGAAAAAGCCATGCGCCTGACCGAAGCCATATCAGCCTATTTGCATAGCGCTGACAACAACGTCAAATACACACAGCCGGATAGCAATAAACCCAAGAAGTAA
- a CDS encoding TonB-dependent receptor: MATKKQACQPIPKKLAVATWSALSVMAMLGMAQQTAWAQTENDPNKPQRVEITGSSIKRIDAETALPVQIISRESIEKSGVTTAAELLSKVSASTAGLTDGASFSDNGGTQRGFNGANLRGIGVSSTLILLNGRRLANFASPGTSSGVDLNSIPSAAIQRVEVLKDGASAIYGADAIGGVINFITRPDYQGAEISAYAGNTQHDGADKKIISLSGGIGSLTQDRYNLMGVANFQNTGSLRSTQRSWIGSAYQPDINLDVGSSNTFPANVRRTTASGGATGSRLNPSAPTCNPPATVFAADSFVGSKACLYDYMHDTEIFPESQRASLLGRAQFAIDADNTLFAEVLHSDTKTTYRISPLTVTNLNYPVTGIYYPNDLITTNKTPLRVGLRLSAAGPRTNEVNAVAQRLIVGAKGTIAGWDYDTALNHSVSKVDDKYVDGYVRTSAFDSAFLTGKINPFGPSGTEGTSLLNAAKISDAARQSRATTDAFDIKASRELFTMAGGNAGLAIGAEYRREKLEFTPSALLAAGEIRGDGAATAYGGSRTVKALFAELNLPILSNLEAQAAVRHDSYNDVGSTTNPKFGLRWTPAKEVVVRGSYSAGFRAPSLADINEPARTGQTSGIYNDPLGCIKTGNIDNTKNPDYCGIQPDLIKGGTANLKPEASKQFSAGIVVEPSRSLTASLDYWRIEKSDTLLANEGAYFSAPKSNPGYAIRGAADPSLPGIPGPILSVDGRVKNIGSLKTSGVDVNVNWKLPENSLGKFNISLNGTYVIDYKTRNTAASPEVNGVGIYTDTQVVQRWRHTLTFDFDRGPWGATLQQTYYQGYHDQNALADGSTRDVPAYVLWDLSSSYKFSKAFSLRAGIKNLLDTNPPRSNQVYSFIAGYDPSYTDPRGRFIYISGNYSFK, translated from the coding sequence ATGGCAACGAAAAAACAAGCATGTCAGCCCATACCCAAGAAATTGGCTGTCGCAACCTGGTCTGCATTGAGTGTCATGGCGATGTTGGGCATGGCCCAGCAGACTGCATGGGCGCAAACTGAGAATGATCCCAACAAACCGCAGCGAGTAGAGATTACTGGCTCGTCAATCAAGCGCATTGATGCAGAAACTGCCCTGCCCGTGCAAATCATCAGCCGCGAATCGATAGAAAAGTCAGGCGTCACCACGGCGGCAGAATTATTGAGCAAAGTGTCGGCCAGCACAGCGGGCCTGACGGACGGTGCCAGCTTCAGCGACAACGGTGGTACGCAACGTGGCTTCAATGGTGCCAACCTGCGTGGCATCGGTGTGTCATCCACCCTGATCTTGCTGAATGGCCGCCGCCTTGCCAACTTCGCTTCACCTGGTACCTCGTCTGGTGTGGATTTGAATTCCATCCCTTCCGCCGCCATACAGCGCGTGGAAGTCTTGAAAGACGGTGCATCAGCGATCTATGGTGCAGATGCGATTGGTGGTGTCATCAACTTCATTACCCGCCCTGATTACCAGGGTGCAGAAATATCCGCTTACGCGGGCAATACCCAGCACGATGGTGCAGATAAAAAAATCATCAGCCTGTCTGGCGGGATAGGCAGCCTGACTCAGGACAGGTACAACCTCATGGGTGTGGCGAATTTCCAGAACACCGGTAGCCTGCGCTCTACCCAACGTTCATGGATAGGCTCTGCCTATCAGCCTGACATCAATCTGGATGTGGGCAGCTCCAACACTTTCCCGGCGAATGTACGCCGCACCACGGCCAGTGGCGGGGCAACCGGCTCACGCCTGAACCCCAGCGCCCCGACTTGCAACCCACCTGCCACGGTGTTTGCGGCAGACAGCTTTGTCGGCAGCAAAGCCTGCTTGTATGATTACATGCATGACACCGAGATTTTCCCTGAATCGCAGCGCGCATCGCTGCTGGGTCGTGCCCAGTTTGCTATCGATGCCGACAATACCCTGTTTGCTGAAGTACTCCACAGCGACACCAAAACCACTTACCGCATCAGCCCACTGACGGTCACCAACCTGAATTACCCGGTCACTGGAATTTATTATCCGAATGACCTGATCACGACCAACAAGACTCCTTTGCGCGTAGGCTTGCGTCTCAGTGCGGCGGGCCCGCGCACCAATGAAGTCAATGCAGTTGCGCAACGCCTGATAGTCGGTGCCAAAGGCACAATCGCAGGCTGGGATTATGATACTGCCCTGAATCATAGCGTCAGCAAGGTTGATGACAAATATGTCGATGGTTATGTCAGGACATCGGCTTTTGACAGCGCCTTTTTGACAGGCAAGATCAATCCCTTCGGCCCATCAGGAACTGAAGGTACGAGTCTGCTGAATGCAGCAAAGATCAGCGATGCTGCCCGTCAGTCAAGAGCGACTACCGATGCGTTTGACATCAAGGCTTCACGCGAATTATTTACCATGGCAGGCGGCAATGCAGGCCTGGCAATAGGGGCAGAATACCGTCGTGAGAAACTGGAGTTCACCCCGTCTGCCTTGCTGGCTGCAGGTGAGATACGCGGTGATGGTGCTGCAACAGCTTACGGTGGCAGCCGCACCGTCAAGGCCCTGTTTGCCGAATTGAATTTGCCCATACTCAGCAATCTCGAAGCCCAGGCTGCCGTGCGCCATGACAGCTATAACGATGTAGGTAGCACCACCAATCCAAAATTTGGTTTGCGCTGGACACCAGCCAAGGAAGTCGTGGTACGCGGCTCCTACAGTGCCGGTTTCCGCGCCCCCAGCCTGGCTGACATCAATGAACCAGCACGCACAGGACAGACCAGCGGTATCTATAATGACCCGCTTGGCTGTATCAAGACCGGCAATATCGACAATACCAAGAACCCGGATTATTGCGGCATACAGCCTGACCTGATCAAGGGCGGTACGGCCAATCTGAAGCCTGAGGCATCGAAGCAGTTTTCTGCCGGTATCGTCGTTGAACCCAGCCGCAGCCTGACTGCCTCCCTCGATTACTGGCGCATAGAAAAGTCTGACACCCTGCTGGCCAACGAAGGTGCTTACTTCAGCGCCCCCAAGTCCAACCCAGGCTACGCGATACGTGGTGCGGCTGATCCCAGCCTGCCAGGCATCCCGGGCCCTATCCTGTCAGTCGATGGTCGTGTGAAAAATATAGGCTCGTTGAAAACCTCAGGCGTCGATGTCAACGTCAACTGGAAGCTGCCAGAAAACAGTCTGGGCAAATTCAATATCAGCCTGAACGGTACTTATGTCATCGACTACAAGACTCGTAACACGGCTGCCAGCCCGGAAGTGAATGGCGTAGGTATCTACACCGACACCCAGGTAGTACAACGCTGGAGACATACCCTGACATTTGACTTTGACCGTGGCCCATGGGGCGCGACACTGCAGCAGACTTACTACCAGGGTTATCACGATCAGAATGCCCTGGCCGATGGCAGCACCCGTGACGTGCCCGCCTATGTCTTGTGGGATTTGAGTAGTAGCTATAAATTCAGCAAGGCATTCAGCTTGCGTGCAGGCATCAAGAACCTGCTGGATACGAATCCGCCACGTTCCAACCAGGTATATAGCTTCATCGCTGGTTATGACCCCAGCTATACCGACCCACGTGGCCGCTTCATCTACATATCTGGCAACTACTCTTTTAAATAA
- a CDS encoding cyanophycinase, whose amino-acid sequence MNAHAEDNTLQQSKGSLVIIGGALRMDNSVVWQRIVRQAGGRGAKIAVIPAAAGSPEKSGAFAVESLNQNGAQAFLIPLSVKHAQFKPDEIVSNTTWLDKLKDASGVYFTGGDQGRIIQALVKPDGSKTAMLEAIWALYQRGGVIAGSSAGAAIMSTTMFYDAKPVLPTLKLGVTDGKEIAAGLGFIGPDVFIDQHLIIRGRFARMLPVMLKKNYKLGLGVDENTAMVVSNQGEVEVIGYKGAILFDLNQATTDGTQKNFNISNARISYLDRGDRFNLHTRTLTPSVDKLQNKLNPAQAYNTEQRFYPDILANTVVTDLMFHLIDSKLQRATGLAFGMDAQPELGFEFSFSKVADSEGYYSGASGAESYTVHNLRLDIRPVSMNLPLYK is encoded by the coding sequence ATGAATGCTCACGCAGAAGACAACACCCTTCAACAATCAAAAGGCTCACTCGTCATCATAGGCGGTGCCTTGCGCATGGATAATTCTGTGGTGTGGCAACGCATCGTACGGCAGGCCGGCGGCAGGGGCGCAAAGATTGCCGTCATCCCTGCAGCAGCTGGCAGCCCGGAAAAATCAGGGGCGTTTGCGGTGGAATCCCTGAACCAGAACGGCGCCCAGGCATTTTTGATACCCCTGTCGGTCAAGCATGCGCAATTCAAGCCAGACGAAATCGTCAGCAACACGACCTGGCTGGACAAACTGAAAGATGCCAGCGGCGTGTATTTCACCGGTGGTGACCAGGGTCGCATCATACAGGCGCTGGTCAAGCCAGATGGCAGCAAAACAGCGATGCTGGAAGCGATCTGGGCGTTATATCAGCGTGGCGGTGTCATCGCTGGCAGCAGTGCCGGTGCTGCCATTATGAGCACGACCATGTTTTATGATGCCAAGCCAGTACTGCCTACCTTGAAGCTCGGTGTCACTGATGGCAAGGAGATTGCGGCTGGTCTGGGCTTTATAGGCCCCGACGTTTTCATAGATCAGCACCTGATCATCCGTGGCCGTTTTGCCCGCATGCTGCCTGTCATGCTCAAAAAGAATTACAAACTGGGCTTGGGCGTAGATGAAAATACGGCGATGGTGGTCAGCAACCAGGGGGAAGTTGAAGTCATAGGTTATAAAGGCGCAATCCTGTTTGACCTGAACCAGGCAACCACCGATGGCACACAAAAGAATTTTAATATCAGCAATGCCCGCATCAGCTATCTGGACAGGGGCGACCGCTTTAATTTGCACACCAGGACACTGACGCCATCAGTTGACAAGCTGCAAAACAAGCTTAATCCTGCCCAGGCATACAATACTGAGCAGCGTTTTTATCCTGACATCCTCGCCAATACCGTAGTCACTGACCTGATGTTTCATTTGATTGACAGCAAGCTGCAACGTGCGACTGGCCTGGCTTTTGGTATGGATGCCCAGCCTGAACTGGGTTTTGAATTCAGCTTCAGTAAAGTGGCTGACAGCGAGGGCTATTATTCTGGAGCATCCGGGGCAGAAAGCTATACGGTACACAATCTGCGCCTGGACATACGGCCCGTCAGCATGAATCTGCCACTGTATAAATAA
- a CDS encoding methyl-accepting chemotaxis protein: protein MKLSTRIILLCAITLFGISVISAISLYSLRQTMTRERTEQISNMVEMAHAAIAKAYALEQSGKLSREDAQKQAKLAISSFHKDEMYFFVRGYNDDLLLVHPKADRIGVPQKDMKESGNRYRASLAKSSIGVVQAMGTRPGVQGQVEKIYAVMRFAPWEWLVGTGTYLDDINEAFWQQAGILLGLGSLMMAMVGALAWHMTRTILGQLGGEPAYAAEVVGHIAEGDLTADIQVKDNDQSSLLFAIKTMRDKLASVVSEVRTGSESIATASGEIASGNLDLSNRTEQQAGALEETSSTMEELTSTVKQNADNARQANQLAISASEVATQGGSVVGQVVATMGSINESSKKIVDIISVIDGIAFQTNILALNAAVEAARAGEQGRGFAVVASEVRNLAQRSASAAKEIKTLIDSSAEKVEEGGKLVAIAGSTMDEVVASVRRVTDIVAEIASASQEQSSGIEQVNHAIVDMDNMTQQNAALVEQASAAAQAMNEQAAALAQVVNIFKVQQEAGARPQISLASVRPAPTGQANQPRRLR from the coding sequence ATGAAACTCAGCACCCGCATCATCTTGCTGTGCGCCATCACCCTGTTTGGCATCTCCGTTATTTCTGCCATTTCGCTATATTCCCTGCGCCAGACCATGACCAGGGAGCGCACTGAGCAAATTTCCAACATGGTGGAAATGGCCCATGCCGCCATAGCAAAGGCCTATGCACTGGAACAATCAGGCAAGCTCTCACGTGAAGATGCGCAAAAACAGGCCAAGCTGGCGATTTCCAGTTTTCATAAAGATGAAATGTATTTCTTCGTACGCGGCTACAACGATGATTTGTTGCTCGTGCACCCCAAGGCAGACCGCATAGGTGTACCGCAAAAGGATATGAAGGAATCTGGAAACCGCTACCGTGCCTCACTGGCTAAAAGCAGCATTGGTGTTGTACAGGCCATGGGTACAAGACCGGGTGTACAAGGCCAGGTTGAGAAAATCTATGCCGTCATGCGCTTCGCTCCGTGGGAATGGCTCGTGGGTACCGGTACTTATCTGGACGATATTAATGAAGCCTTCTGGCAGCAGGCTGGCATCCTGCTCGGCCTGGGCTCCCTCATGATGGCCATGGTCGGTGCCCTTGCCTGGCACATGACACGCACTATTCTCGGTCAACTGGGCGGCGAGCCCGCTTATGCGGCCGAGGTAGTAGGCCATATAGCAGAAGGCGACCTGACTGCGGATATACAAGTCAAGGATAATGACCAGTCCAGCCTGCTGTTTGCGATCAAGACCATGCGCGACAAGCTGGCCTCTGTCGTCAGTGAAGTGCGCACAGGCTCAGAATCCATCGCCACGGCATCTGGTGAAATTGCCTCAGGCAACCTGGATTTGTCTAACCGTACCGAGCAACAAGCAGGGGCACTGGAAGAAACTTCATCCACCATGGAAGAACTGACTTCTACGGTCAAACAAAATGCCGACAATGCCAGACAGGCAAATCAACTGGCGATCTCGGCATCTGAAGTTGCCACCCAGGGTGGCAGCGTGGTGGGCCAGGTGGTGGCGACCATGGGCTCCATCAATGAATCATCAAAAAAAATCGTCGATATCATCAGCGTGATTGATGGCATCGCCTTCCAGACCAATATCCTGGCATTGAATGCTGCAGTAGAAGCTGCACGTGCCGGTGAACAGGGTCGTGGCTTTGCCGTGGTTGCCAGTGAAGTGCGCAACCTGGCGCAACGCTCGGCCTCTGCCGCCAAAGAAATCAAAACATTGATAGACAGCTCTGCAGAAAAAGTAGAAGAAGGTGGCAAGCTGGTTGCCATCGCCGGTTCCACCATGGATGAGGTGGTGGCCAGCGTCAGGCGCGTGACTGATATCGTCGCCGAGATTGCCTCAGCCAGCCAGGAGCAAAGCTCGGGCATAGAACAGGTCAATCATGCGATTGTGGATATGGATAATATGACGCAGCAAAATGCCGCACTGGTAGAACAGGCATCTGCTGCTGCCCAGGCCATGAATGAACAGGCTGCTGCGCTGGCGCAGGTGGTCAATATTTTCAAGGTGCAGCAAGAAGCTGGCGCTAGGCCGCAGATCAGCCTTGCCAGCGTGCGTCCAGCGCCAACTGGCCAGGCGAATCAGCCACGCCGCTTGCGCTAG
- a CDS encoding energy transducer TonB → MKKLLLATAILVSSFSAFASEVAPAVDKQTCEKPVYPKSALMNEETGTVVLSVLIGPDGAVVDSKVEKSSGSKALDKATQKIYSSCKFKPGAKDGKPQQAWTKLEYVWSLS, encoded by the coding sequence ATGAAAAAATTACTTCTCGCTACCGCCATCCTTGTTTCTTCTTTCTCCGCATTTGCCAGTGAAGTTGCTCCTGCTGTCGATAAGCAAACTTGCGAAAAACCAGTTTATCCAAAATCGGCCCTGATGAATGAAGAAACCGGCACCGTCGTATTGTCCGTTCTGATTGGCCCTGACGGCGCGGTAGTTGATTCCAAAGTAGAGAAATCCAGTGGTTCCAAGGCTTTGGACAAGGCAACACAGAAAATTTATTCTTCCTGCAAATTCAAACCAGGTGCTAAAGATGGCAAGCCACAACAAGCCTGGACCAAGCTGGAATATGTCTGGAGCCTTTCCTGA
- a CDS encoding cache domain-containing protein → MKILKLLVALLLAAQCQFVMADDNPADAIAMVEKGLAYMQKNGKDALVQEINNKTPDFINGSIYLYVRGLDGIVIAHPINPKLIGKNMLDLPDADGKYYRKEIIALAKSKGKGWVDYRYNNPVSKQIENKTTYIFRSNDVILEAGIYKGK, encoded by the coding sequence ATGAAAATTCTCAAATTACTGGTGGCATTGCTACTGGCAGCTCAATGCCAATTTGTCATGGCCGACGACAATCCTGCCGATGCGATTGCCATGGTAGAAAAGGGCCTGGCCTATATGCAAAAGAATGGCAAGGATGCCCTGGTACAGGAAATCAATAATAAAACTCCCGACTTCATCAATGGCTCGATTTACCTGTATGTACGCGGTCTTGACGGCATCGTCATTGCCCACCCTATCAACCCCAAACTGATAGGCAAGAACATGCTGGATTTGCCAGATGCCGATGGTAAATACTATCGCAAGGAGATCATTGCACTAGCCAAGAGCAAGGGCAAAGGCTGGGTAGATTACCGCTACAATAATCCTGTCAGCAAGCAGATAGAAAACAAGACCACCTATATTTTCCGCAGTAATGATGTGATACTTGAAGCTGGTATATATAAAGGGAAGTAG